A single Thermoanaerobacter uzonensis DSM 18761 DNA region contains:
- a CDS encoding ABC transporter ATP-binding protein gives MARNLVEFRNLKTYFYTEEGVVKAVNDVSFSIREGETVCVVGESGCGKSVTALSLMRLIQSPPGKIEGGEIIFDGRDILKLSEAEMRRIRGNEIGMIFQEPMTSLNPVLTIGDQLMEPLMVHKLMTKKEAWNKAIELIKQVGIPRAEQIMTSYPHELSGGMRQRIMIAIALSCDPKLLIADEPTTALDVTIQAQILDLLKKIKQERNMALMLITHDLGIVAEMADYVIVMYAGKVIEEAPVKELFKNPKHPYTRGLLKAKPIIGQRQERLYTIPGQVPNPIGLGNYCYFSDRCEYAMDICRQKMPQLTADKSGHKAACWLYEGE, from the coding sequence ATGGCAAGAAATCTTGTGGAATTTCGCAACTTAAAGACCTATTTTTATACAGAAGAAGGTGTTGTAAAAGCAGTAAATGATGTAAGTTTCTCTATACGAGAAGGGGAAACAGTGTGTGTAGTTGGTGAATCAGGTTGTGGCAAAAGCGTAACTGCTTTATCCCTAATGAGATTAATTCAGTCTCCTCCTGGGAAAATTGAAGGTGGCGAAATAATCTTTGATGGGCGAGATATCCTTAAATTAAGTGAGGCAGAAATGAGAAGAATACGAGGCAATGAAATAGGTATGATATTTCAGGAACCAATGACTTCTTTAAATCCTGTTTTAACAATTGGTGATCAACTAATGGAACCCTTAATGGTACACAAACTTATGACAAAAAAAGAAGCCTGGAATAAAGCAATTGAACTTATAAAGCAGGTAGGTATACCAAGAGCAGAGCAAATAATGACAAGCTATCCCCATGAACTAAGTGGTGGAATGAGGCAGCGTATAATGATTGCAATTGCTCTAAGTTGCGATCCAAAACTTTTAATAGCAGATGAACCAACAACGGCCTTGGATGTAACAATTCAAGCTCAAATTCTTGACCTTTTAAAAAAAATAAAACAGGAAAGAAACATGGCTTTAATGCTTATAACCCATGACCTTGGAATTGTTGCTGAAATGGCAGATTATGTAATAGTAATGTATGCTGGAAAAGTAATTGAAGAAGCTCCTGTAAAAGAACTTTTTAAAAATCCTAAGCACCCGTACACAAGAGGTCTTTTGAAGGCAAAACCAATAATTGGGCAAAGACAAGAAAGACTATACACAATCCCAGGGCAAGTACCTAACCCTATTGGTTTGGGAAACTATTGTTATTTTAGCGATAGGTGTGAATATGCAATGGACATTTGCCGCCAAAAAATGCCTCAGCTTACTGCTGACAAAAGTGGACACAAAGCTGCCTGTTGGCTCTATGAAGGAGAGTGA
- a CDS encoding plasma-membrane proton-efflux P-type ATPase encodes MEGKEDEVKKIIYEKMSIEEVIHNLKVDVDNGLTREEVAKRLKTYGYNEIPEKKENPYLKFAKKFWGLTAWMLEAVIVLSYILHKYLDMYIILALLILNAVIGFLQEERASQAVETLKQKLRINARTLRDGKWQMIPARELVPGDVVRIRAGDFVPADLKLLEGQLEVDQSALTGESLTVSKEKSNMLFSGSIIKSGEANAVVVLTGNQTYFGKTTELVQLARPKLHAEEVTSQVIKWLLIIVGVALVSAFMVSYFIGIKLIEVVPLALVLLASSVPVALPAMFTISMAIGSMELVKKGVLVTRLSAAEDAATMNTICLDKTGTITMNKLSLTDVIPLKGFSENDVLLYGALASQEANHDPIDLAFLSAAQEKNIFLEDYVQKAFYPFDPKTRRTEAIVEKDGKTFKVVKGAVNVIADLTKEDENIFNEKAMDFAEKGYRTLAVAVGEDDNSLRVVGLAALYDMPRPDAKKFIEELKNLGVAVKMLTGDALPIAKETARQVGIGEKITDASQFRDIVGKDLDKAAEIAEQSDGFAEVYPQDKYSIVKSLQKKGHIVGMTGDGVNDAPSLKQAEVGIAVSTATDVAKGAASVVLTGEGLSNIVDLVKVGRMIYQRLLTWIFNKVVKTFQIVVFVVVAFLLTKKFIVSAFDVVLLLFVVDFVTLSISTDNARWSKEPDTWNVSGIVKSSMILGILVVLESLAILYIGLGPLGLKSDYNLIRTYSFSILFYFGMFTVFVVRERGHFWESVPSKSLLYIVLADIVIVTLLVTLGIPGVKPIPIVDTMVVIGLSAIFSFGINDWFKYLLLKGKK; translated from the coding sequence ATGGAAGGCAAAGAGGATGAAGTAAAAAAAATTATTTATGAAAAGATGAGTATTGAAGAAGTGATACACAATTTAAAAGTTGATGTAGACAATGGTTTAACAAGAGAAGAAGTTGCAAAAAGATTAAAAACCTATGGCTATAATGAAATACCTGAAAAGAAAGAAAATCCCTATTTGAAGTTTGCAAAAAAGTTTTGGGGACTTACAGCATGGATGTTAGAAGCTGTGATTGTTCTTTCTTATATACTTCATAAATATCTTGATATGTATATTATTTTAGCCCTTTTAATTTTAAATGCTGTTATAGGATTTTTACAGGAGGAAAGAGCTTCTCAAGCTGTTGAAACTTTAAAGCAAAAACTTAGAATAAATGCTAGAACTTTGAGAGATGGAAAATGGCAGATGATACCGGCAAGAGAATTGGTACCAGGAGACGTAGTAAGGATAAGGGCAGGAGATTTTGTACCTGCTGATTTAAAACTGTTAGAAGGACAATTAGAAGTTGACCAGTCAGCCCTTACAGGTGAGTCTTTGACTGTATCAAAAGAAAAATCAAATATGCTTTTTTCGGGTTCTATTATAAAATCCGGGGAAGCAAATGCTGTAGTCGTTTTAACAGGCAATCAAACATATTTTGGAAAAACCACTGAATTGGTACAATTAGCACGACCTAAGCTTCATGCTGAAGAAGTTACATCGCAAGTTATAAAATGGCTTCTTATAATAGTAGGGGTTGCATTGGTTTCGGCTTTTATGGTGTCTTATTTCATAGGCATAAAGCTTATAGAAGTTGTACCACTTGCTCTTGTGCTTTTGGCATCTTCTGTTCCTGTTGCACTTCCAGCTATGTTCACAATAAGCATGGCAATAGGATCTATGGAATTAGTAAAAAAGGGAGTTTTGGTAACAAGGTTAAGTGCAGCAGAAGATGCAGCTACTATGAATACAATTTGCTTAGATAAAACGGGGACAATTACAATGAATAAACTTTCTTTAACAGATGTCATCCCCTTAAAAGGTTTTAGTGAAAATGACGTTTTATTATATGGTGCTTTGGCTTCTCAAGAGGCTAACCATGACCCTATAGATTTAGCTTTTTTATCTGCAGCACAAGAAAAAAATATTTTTTTAGAGGATTATGTGCAAAAGGCTTTTTATCCCTTTGACCCTAAGACAAGAAGAACAGAAGCTATTGTAGAAAAGGATGGAAAGACTTTTAAAGTTGTAAAGGGTGCTGTAAATGTAATAGCAGACCTTACAAAAGAAGATGAAAATATTTTTAACGAAAAGGCAATGGATTTTGCAGAAAAGGGATATAGAACTCTTGCAGTAGCGGTGGGAGAAGATGATAATTCTTTAAGAGTCGTTGGATTAGCTGCTCTTTATGATATGCCAAGACCCGATGCAAAAAAGTTTATAGAAGAGTTAAAGAACCTTGGAGTAGCAGTCAAAATGCTAACGGGAGACGCACTACCTATTGCCAAGGAGACAGCAAGGCAAGTAGGAATAGGGGAGAAAATAACTGATGCATCGCAGTTTAGGGATATAGTTGGGAAAGACCTTGATAAAGCAGCTGAAATTGCAGAACAAAGTGATGGTTTTGCAGAAGTGTATCCACAGGACAAATATTCTATTGTTAAAAGTTTGCAGAAAAAAGGGCATATTGTGGGCATGACAGGGGATGGAGTAAATGATGCACCGTCACTTAAACAAGCAGAGGTAGGCATAGCTGTAAGCACTGCAACAGATGTGGCTAAAGGAGCTGCCAGTGTTGTTTTGACAGGAGAAGGGCTTTCTAACATTGTAGATTTAGTAAAAGTAGGTAGAATGATATACCAAAGGTTATTGACATGGATATTTAATAAGGTTGTGAAGACCTTTCAAATTGTCGTATTTGTAGTTGTGGCGTTTTTGCTTACAAAAAAATTTATAGTATCAGCATTTGATGTGGTTTTACTCTTGTTTGTGGTAGATTTTGTTACGCTATCCATTTCTACAGATAATGCAAGATGGTCAAAAGAGCCAGACACTTGGAATGTAAGTGGCATTGTAAAGTCTTCTATGATATTGGGGATATTAGTGGTTTTAGAGTCCCTTGCTATTTTGTATATAGGGTTAGGGCCTTTAGGACTTAAAAGCGATTACAATTTGATTAGGACTTACTCTTTCTCAATATTATTCTATTTTGGAATGTTTACGGTATTTGTTGTAAGAGAAAGAGGACATTTTTGGGAATCAGTACCTAGCAAATCTTTGCTTTATATTGTATTAGCAGATATAGTTATAGTTACTCTTTTAGTGACTTTGGGCATACCAGGTGTGAAGCCAATTCCAATTGTTGATACTATGGTTGTGATTGGATTATCCGCCATATTTTCCTTTGGAATAAATGATTGGTTCAAGTACCTTTTGTTAAAAGGGAAAAAATGA
- a CDS encoding MFS transporter — MLFIDQIKFLPKEVKRFIATEALLGIGMGIFGLVLNLHLLALNVSPEQIGALNSVGTLVMGAAAIPAGFFANYIGRKRIFISGITLTGIGYWLFGLGKSIGVFYLAQIIQFIGISFLITTEVQLLFSYAKTNELETVSYSLLFAIFTLFSGIGTLLGGFIPNWFPYGNTKYQSSVYISATLILVAALLRGILLPCVNNSFDKGKSKLLLLNIRIYQVFDKKILLITFYLFLAGMAFSTIVPFQNVIVKFRMGWSDEYVSYLLTVNGLILFFASMIMPWIINKFGTIKAYYYVYGMNLLFAFILAFNNISVMMFSTIFLLRSGSFTLLNNMMESQTMSVVEEEKRDFFAGVKSLLRSIGSAIASYLAGYILENKNYTYPFLITFIILLVSLLYFVVFIKPIFLEKIKNGKFSFEEEIQKDVEGM, encoded by the coding sequence ATGTTGTTCATCGACCAGATTAAGTTTTTGCCTAAGGAAGTAAAACGTTTTATAGCAACTGAAGCTTTATTGGGTATAGGAATGGGGATTTTTGGCTTGGTATTGAATTTGCACTTGCTTGCTTTAAACGTTTCTCCTGAACAAATAGGAGCTCTTAATTCTGTAGGAACTTTAGTGATGGGGGCAGCTGCTATTCCGGCAGGTTTTTTTGCTAATTATATTGGGAGAAAACGAATTTTTATATCAGGAATAACTCTTACAGGGATAGGATATTGGCTTTTTGGATTAGGGAAATCTATAGGAGTTTTTTATTTGGCACAGATTATACAATTTATAGGAATTTCCTTTTTGATTACAACAGAAGTACAGCTTCTTTTTTCCTATGCTAAAACAAATGAATTGGAAACTGTAAGTTATAGCCTTTTATTTGCTATTTTTACTCTATTTAGTGGAATAGGTACGCTTTTGGGAGGCTTTATACCCAATTGGTTTCCATATGGAAATACAAAATATCAAAGTTCTGTGTATATATCAGCCACGTTAATTTTAGTGGCGGCTTTATTGAGAGGGATTTTGTTGCCATGCGTAAATAATAGTTTTGATAAGGGTAAGAGTAAGTTGTTATTGTTAAATATTAGAATTTACCAAGTTTTTGATAAAAAAATTCTTTTAATTACTTTTTATCTTTTTTTGGCTGGAATGGCTTTTTCTACAATAGTTCCTTTTCAAAACGTGATTGTGAAATTTCGAATGGGTTGGAGCGATGAGTATGTTTCCTATTTGCTAACAGTAAATGGGTTAATTTTGTTTTTTGCTTCCATGATAATGCCATGGATAATAAATAAATTTGGAACCATTAAAGCTTATTACTATGTATATGGGATGAATTTATTGTTTGCATTTATATTAGCCTTTAATAATATTTCTGTAATGATGTTTTCAACAATATTTTTACTAAGAAGTGGTAGTTTTACGCTTTTAAATAATATGATGGAAAGTCAAACAATGTCTGTTGTAGAGGAAGAAAAAAGGGATTTTTTTGCTGGAGTAAAATCGCTTTTAAGGAGCATAGGATCAGCAATAGCCAGCTATTTAGCTGGCTATATATTGGAAAACAAGAATTATACATATCCTTTCTTGATTACTTTTATAATACTTTTAGTAAGCCTTTTGTACTTTGTTGTATTCATTAAGCCTATTTTTCTTGAGAAGATAAAGAATGGCAAATTTTCTTTTGAAGAAGAAATTCAAAAAGATGTGGAAGGTATGTAG
- a CDS encoding ABC transporter ATP-binding protein: MSEPLIEVKNLKKYFPIRGGVLQRTIGYVKAVDGVTFTINKGETLSLVGESGCGKSTVGRTIIRLYDKTDGEVFYKSIPIHSLKKSELRKLRPKIQLVFQDPFSSLNPRLRVGDAIGEALLDHGLISKNELRDKVIETMEICGLAPYHIDRYPHEFSGGQRQRIGIARALILDPEFIVLDEPVSSLDVSIQAQIINLLMDLQEQKGLTYLFISHDLSVVEHISTRVAVMYLGSIVEMAARDELFAHPLHPYTQALLSAVPIPDPDLKRERIILEGDIPSPANPPKGCKFHTRCPLAKDICREQIPEYKDIGGRHFVACHLV; this comes from the coding sequence ATGAGTGAACCTTTAATAGAAGTAAAAAACCTAAAAAAATATTTTCCAATACGAGGCGGTGTCCTACAAAGAACAATAGGATATGTAAAAGCAGTAGATGGAGTAACATTCACTATAAATAAAGGTGAAACTTTAAGTCTTGTTGGCGAATCTGGTTGTGGAAAAAGCACAGTCGGACGCACTATAATAAGGTTGTATGATAAAACTGACGGAGAAGTTTTTTATAAATCTATTCCTATTCACAGTCTCAAAAAAAGCGAGCTTAGAAAATTAAGACCTAAAATACAATTAGTTTTCCAGGACCCCTTTAGCTCTTTAAATCCCCGCCTTAGGGTAGGAGATGCCATAGGAGAAGCTCTTTTGGATCATGGTCTTATTTCTAAAAATGAATTGCGGGATAAAGTTATAGAAACAATGGAAATATGCGGATTAGCTCCGTATCATATAGACCGCTATCCTCATGAATTTTCTGGTGGTCAGCGGCAAAGAATAGGAATAGCTCGTGCACTCATTTTAGATCCTGAATTTATTGTATTAGACGAACCTGTATCTTCTCTTGACGTATCAATACAAGCCCAAATAATCAACCTGCTTATGGATTTGCAAGAGCAAAAAGGATTAACTTATTTGTTTATTTCTCACGATTTAAGTGTAGTAGAACACATAAGTACAAGAGTTGCAGTAATGTATCTTGGATCTATAGTTGAAATGGCAGCACGAGATGAGCTTTTTGCTCATCCACTTCACCCCTATACACAAGCCCTTTTGTCTGCCGTTCCAATTCCAGATCCAGATTTAAAAAGAGAAAGAATAATCTTAGAAGGAGACATACCAAGCCCTGCAAATCCACCAAAAGGATGTAAATTCCACACAAGATGCCCACTTGCTAAAGACATTTGTAGAGAACAAATACCAGAATACAAAGATATAGGAGGAAGGCATTTCGTAGCTTGCCATTTGGTATAG
- the opp4C gene encoding oligopeptide ABC transporter permease, protein MDQLSQPLDHKKKNNQKKAPSIWRDAFHRFLKNKYAILGLVILIFMLLFSFIGPYFSPYMDAKIDVSNGNQPPSRDHWLGTDNLGRDVLLRLMLAGRISLTVGIAATLIIILIGGALGSIAGYYGGWLDVIIMRLADIIYAMPGLPILIMLGAIMSDLKIPPPQRIYYVMFILGFISWVGLARLVRSQILSLKEQEFMLATEVLGLRDSKKIIKHLFPNVLPTVIVSATLGVAGAILSESALSFLGLGVIPPTPSWGYMLSAANNMIDFTKRPWLWIPPGVAIMLTVVAINFIGDALRDAFDPRQKI, encoded by the coding sequence TTGGATCAACTTAGTCAACCTCTTGATCATAAAAAGAAAAATAATCAGAAAAAAGCACCTTCAATTTGGAGAGACGCTTTTCATCGATTTTTAAAAAATAAATACGCTATATTGGGATTGGTAATTTTGATTTTTATGCTCCTTTTCTCTTTTATAGGGCCTTATTTTTCACCTTACATGGATGCAAAAATAGATGTATCAAATGGAAATCAACCACCAAGTAGGGATCACTGGCTTGGTACAGATAATCTAGGAAGAGATGTACTTTTAAGACTGATGCTTGCAGGTAGAATCTCCCTTACAGTAGGAATTGCAGCTACTTTAATAATCATTTTAATCGGTGGTGCATTAGGTTCTATCGCAGGATATTACGGTGGCTGGTTAGATGTCATAATAATGAGGTTAGCAGATATCATTTACGCTATGCCTGGTCTTCCTATCCTAATCATGTTAGGTGCAATAATGTCTGATTTAAAAATTCCTCCACCTCAAAGGATATATTATGTCATGTTTATCTTAGGGTTTATATCTTGGGTAGGTCTTGCTAGACTTGTAAGAAGCCAGATATTAAGTTTAAAAGAACAGGAATTCATGCTGGCAACAGAAGTCTTAGGTTTAAGAGATAGTAAAAAAATCATAAAACACCTTTTCCCCAACGTATTACCCACTGTCATAGTTTCCGCAACTTTGGGAGTTGCTGGTGCAATATTATCAGAATCTGCTTTAAGCTTTTTAGGATTAGGTGTGATCCCTCCAACACCTTCTTGGGGATATATGCTGTCTGCTGCAAATAATATGATCGATTTTACAAAGCGTCCATGGCTTTGGATTCCGCCAGGTGTCGCCATAATGTTAACTGTTGTAGCTATCAATTTCATTGGTGATGCTTTAAGAGACGCTTTTGATCCTAGGCAAAAAATTTAG